The stretch of DNA GTTGCCGCCGACAACGCCGCCCATGATGCCCTCCATGTTTTCGAAATGCAGGACCCGTGCGGCCACATCCTTCAGGCCCAGGGACTCGAGACGCGCGGCGATGATGTCAACGGCCCTGCGGAACCCTTCCGCCAGGCAGTCGCCGAGAAACTCTTTGCGGTAGGCGATCATGTTCATCAGGGTCTCCAGGCCCTCGGTGCCCAGGTCGCCCTTGGGCGGATAATGGCCCTTTTCCAGGCCGGCCTGGATTTCGGCGGAGACGAGCTTGTTGTCGCGCATGTGCTGCAGGAGGCTTTTGCCGTTCACGACCTCGTCCTGCAGGTACCAGACGAACTGGATCATGGGGAACATCTCGAAGGTGTCCACCCCGAGCTTGTTAGCCAGCTGATTGGCAAGGAAGGTCGCCTTGTCCTTGTTGCCCATCCAGGAATAAAACCACTGCGTGCAGCTCACGGCGCCCCCGCCCATGCCCGGCACGTTCATGTACGCATAGCAGCCCTGGGGGCAGGAATAGCAGGACTGCGGCTTGACGTGGTACTCGTTGAGCCACGGCGCGCAGCTCTTGGTCTGGTCGAACCGCAGCGCCTGCTTGTTGATGTCCTTCGGGTCGATGTGCTTCTCGGTCCAGCTCAGGGGCCCGGTGGACAACGGCGTCGAACCGAGGGGGCCGGGCTGGATCTCGCGCACGCTCTTCACGTACTTCACCAGGCCCTTTTTGTCGGCGACCTGAACCCCTCCCGTGCCTCGGACGCACACGGCCTTGAGGTTCTTGGAGCCCATGACCGCCCCGAATCCGCCCTGCCCGGCGGCGTTGCCGATGCGGTGGATGATGGGGGAAATGCGCACCAGCCTTTCTCCCGAGGGGCCGATGATCGCGATCTGCACCTTCTCGTCGCCGAGCTTTTCCTTGAGGGCATCCTGCGCTTCGAAGGTGTCCTTGCCCCAGATGAACCCCGCGTCCTCGATGGTCACGGAGTCGTTGTGGATATTGATGTACACGGGTTTGGGAGCCTTGCCCTGGATGATCAGGGCGTCGTAACCGGCGAATTTCAGCTCGGCCCCCCAATAGCCGCCGAAACCGCTCCTGGTGACCAGGGGATGCTTCGAGTTTGGGGCATACACATGGGGGGACACGCCGATGACCTCCGACCGCCCCGTTGAGGGGGCAAGGGTGCCGGTCAGCGGGCCGGTGGCGAAGACCAGCCGGTTCTCGGGGCTGAACGGATCAGCCAGAGGGGCCTCGTCAAACACGACCTTGTAGCCGATGCCGATGCCGCCGGTGTAATCGATATATTTTTCCGTTTTTTCCTGGGTGATCTTCCCGTTGCTCAGGTCAACGCGCACGATGGTTCCCATCCATCCGTTCATAGCGGGGTCTCCTTGGTAAAAATGGTTATCTCATGTCGACAAACGATATGGCGTCCGCGGGACAGTACTTTACGCACTGCGGGTCGCCGCCGCAGAGATCGCACTTGGAAAACAGGCCCGTCTCATCGTTTTTGACGATTTTATCCCAGGGACAGGCCGCGAAGCACTCACCGCAGCCGGTGCATTTCGTGGGGTCGATGATCCGGGCTCCGGTCTCCTTGTCCAGAATGAGCGCGTCATAGGCGCACGCAAGATAGCAGTCGGCCATGTTGCACTGGCGGCAGACGTCGGCCATGGCCGCGAATTTGGCCAGGGTCCCGGTCGGGTCGAAGGTTGTGGTGATCCGGCTCAGGGACGGCTGGCAGACCCCTTCGTGACTCAGCGAGCAGACGATCTCGCAGGTCCGGCAACCGACGCACATGTTTGGGTTGGTCACCAGCCAGGCCCGCGTGTTGGGGAGTTGGTCCGGCGTGATCTCGCGGTTGTAATGCTTCGGGTTGAAATTCTTGGGCGCCGCGACCGCCCCCTTGACCACGCTGGCCCCGATAACGGCCTGGATGCCCAGATACTGAAGCATCTTGCGGCGACTCAACGGTCCAAGTTGCGACGACTCGTCCACCGGAACCTCGGCCTGCTTACTCTCGGTTTTCCGGTTTTCAAAAACACCTTGCCACTTTTCAAACACGTTTTTGCTCACGGTTGCCTCCTGTTGGAATGCACAGTTGTGAAATCCTGTTTCCACCCCTTGAGCAAGATGAAGACCACGTTTACGGCGCCCACTCCCGCGAAGCCGAAACGGTCTGGTCATGAGGCAATACTGTCTTTGGATTCAAGAAGTTGTGCGAATCTGGATTCGAAAATCCGGGCTGGCGCAAGGGGGCATGAGGCCGCAAGGCTGAGACGCGGGCCGGAGTCAGTGTGACTCCGGCGAATGCATGCTAGGGGTCAATGTGACCCCTGGCATTGCGAGACGCTGTGACGCCAGGGGGCAAAAGCTCGCGTGGGAGATTTCGGCGGTCAGGAGTGAGGCGAGGGTTCGCGGGCCAAAACAACCCCGAAATACTCGCAGATGCCGCAACAGGTTCCATTCCAGGCTTGCCTTTTGCTGCGAAAAGGTCGTAATGACAAAGTGTTATCGAAAAAGCACTTTGTGTCCGTCCCTACCCTCATTCCACCCGGCGGACAAACACCCTCCAAGCTGGACCATTATTTGTAATGCAGTGCTCACAACGTCACTCAGCGGAGGAATCAGTCATGGACGCCTACAAATTCGCCATCCCGGAAATCATTTTCGGACGTGGAAGCCTCAAATACGCCAGCATCTGCGCACAGCAGCTCGGCGCTTCCAGAATATTCGTCGTGTCGGACGCCGGGGTGGAAAAGGCCGGCTGGGTGGACAAGCTCTTCGACATCCTGCGGGCGCAGAACCTCGATTTCGTGTATTTCAACGACATTTCACCCAATCCGCGCGATTTCCAGGTCCACAACGGAGCGAAACATTACGAGGAAACAGAGGCGGATGTGGTACTGGCCCTCGGCGGCGGGAGCGTCATGGACGCGGCCAAAGGCATCGCCCTGGTGGTGAGCAACAAGGGGGACATCAAGGACTACGAAGGAGCAAACCACGTCAAGAAACCCCTTCCTCCCATGGTCTTCATTCCTTCGACCATCGGCAGCGAATCCAATATCTCCCAGTTCACGGTCATTACCGATGTCGAACGCCACATCAAGATGACCATCATCAGCCGGACGCTGGTTCCGAATATCTCCATAACCGATCCGACCCTGCTCGGAACCCTGAACCGGGAACTGCTCATCGCTCCCCTGTTCGATTCCATTGCCCATGCGGTGGAATCCTACGTCTCTCCGCTGGCCAGCCCGTTGACGGAGGTCCAGTCCAGAAGAGCGCTCGATCTGCTCATCAGGCATCTGCGGCCCGCCCTGGAAGAATTCCGGCTGGACGACCTCGAACAGCTGGCCGTGGCCGGAGCCTGTTCGGGCATGGCCTTCACCAACGCAAGCGTCGGCCTCGGACATGCGTTGGCCCACGCCTTGGGCGGCATGTACGACATGGTGCACGGCATCGCCCACGCAATGCTTCTGCCAAGCGTCATGCG from Desulfomicrobium escambiense DSM 10707 encodes:
- a CDS encoding aldehyde ferredoxin oxidoreductase N-terminal domain-containing protein codes for the protein MNGWMGTIVRVDLSNGKITQEKTEKYIDYTGGIGIGYKVVFDEAPLADPFSPENRLVFATGPLTGTLAPSTGRSEVIGVSPHVYAPNSKHPLVTRSGFGGYWGAELKFAGYDALIIQGKAPKPVYINIHNDSVTIEDAGFIWGKDTFEAQDALKEKLGDEKVQIAIIGPSGERLVRISPIIHRIGNAAGQGGFGAVMGSKNLKAVCVRGTGGVQVADKKGLVKYVKSVREIQPGPLGSTPLSTGPLSWTEKHIDPKDINKQALRFDQTKSCAPWLNEYHVKPQSCYSCPQGCYAYMNVPGMGGGAVSCTQWFYSWMGNKDKATFLANQLANKLGVDTFEMFPMIQFVWYLQDEVVNGKSLLQHMRDNKLVSAEIQAGLEKGHYPPKGDLGTEGLETLMNMIAYRKEFLGDCLAEGFRRAVDIIAARLESLGLKDVAARVLHFENMEGIMGGVVGGNGGWGMSAHYDPRTYGYYWALNFAVENRDPNRHSMTNLLEWTGLKFEQALPVAKTIWGDEIAENGLNDIWRERDIPIKWNGEKSAKAHAALGRFIHMRACIKDSITVCDWVYPIMTSGREDRKYTGDVSVEYKLFELVTGEKMNQEKLNQRAARIWNMHRLVTALEWGGGKAVNLRKEHDQLPDHFFTPSEGRLLPPYPPAEHPHPPLDRDNFEQAKTEYYTFMGWDTETGLPKRSSLEALGMGDVAAAFEAKGFRLPA
- a CDS encoding 4Fe-4S dicluster domain-containing protein, producing the protein MSKNVFEKWQGVFENRKTESKQAEVPVDESSQLGPLSRRKMLQYLGIQAVIGASVVKGAVAAPKNFNPKHYNREITPDQLPNTRAWLVTNPNMCVGCRTCEIVCSLSHEGVCQPSLSRITTTFDPTGTLAKFAAMADVCRQCNMADCYLACAYDALILDKETGARIIDPTKCTGCGECFAACPWDKIVKNDETGLFSKCDLCGGDPQCVKYCPADAISFVDMR
- a CDS encoding iron-containing alcohol dehydrogenase, whose amino-acid sequence is MDAYKFAIPEIIFGRGSLKYASICAQQLGASRIFVVSDAGVEKAGWVDKLFDILRAQNLDFVYFNDISPNPRDFQVHNGAKHYEETEADVVLALGGGSVMDAAKGIALVVSNKGDIKDYEGANHVKKPLPPMVFIPSTIGSESNISQFTVITDVERHIKMTIISRTLVPNISITDPTLLGTLNRELLIAPLFDSIAHAVESYVSPLASPLTEVQSRRALDLLIRHLRPALEEFRLDDLEQLAVAGACSGMAFTNASVGLGHALAHALGGMYDMVHGIAHAMLLPSVMRFNLPACTSKMATIGKIITGKTFATDEATAQAGIEALEELRAEIGIPARLREILPDNTMLPTMSRNAAKDICLLTNPRPATWKDILNIYYGVW